One window of Candidatus Methanoperedens sp. genomic DNA carries:
- a CDS encoding NADP-dependent malic enzyme, which produces MKNSIYEKALRFHESHHGKIALKSKVSVKTKEDMSLAYTPGVAEPCLRIHKNSEDVYRYTGKANFVAVVSDGSSVLGLGDLGALAAMPVMEGKAMLFKVFAGVDAFPICLDTKDTDEIINIVKNIAPVFGGINLEDIGAPRCFEIETRLKKLLDIPVFHDDQHGAALVMLAGLINALAVVGKKFNEIKVVISGAGAAGTAGARLLINEGVKDILVCDSRGIIYEGRGDLNPAKEELAKLTNKNKISGSLADAMKGADVFIGLSVGGIVSENMVRSMADDAIVFPLANPVPEIMPEKAKKAGARIVGTGRSDCINQINNALGFPGIFRGALDVRAKDINEEMKLAAASALASLVSEPSEELIIPGIFDPRVAPTVASAVAQAAMDSGVARLRVEPLEVAEHTRKLVTSQ; this is translated from the coding sequence ATGAAAAATTCAATATATGAAAAGGCGCTTCGGTTTCATGAATCCCATCATGGGAAAATAGCCCTGAAAAGCAAAGTCAGTGTAAAAACAAAAGAAGATATGAGCCTCGCCTATACACCCGGGGTTGCCGAGCCGTGCCTTCGGATTCATAAAAACAGCGAGGATGTCTACCGCTATACCGGAAAAGCAAACTTTGTGGCTGTTGTGAGTGACGGCTCATCCGTGCTCGGTTTGGGCGACCTCGGGGCTTTGGCTGCGATGCCGGTAATGGAGGGGAAAGCCATGCTTTTCAAGGTCTTTGCGGGTGTGGACGCGTTTCCAATATGCCTTGATACAAAGGATACCGATGAGATAATCAATATCGTAAAGAACATTGCGCCTGTTTTCGGAGGTATCAACCTTGAAGATATTGGCGCTCCGAGGTGTTTTGAAATAGAGACGCGCTTAAAGAAATTGCTCGATATCCCTGTGTTTCACGACGACCAGCACGGCGCTGCACTGGTAATGCTTGCAGGCTTGATTAACGCCTTAGCTGTAGTAGGGAAAAAATTCAATGAGATAAAAGTGGTCATAAGCGGAGCGGGAGCTGCGGGCACTGCAGGTGCCAGGCTCCTGATAAATGAAGGGGTAAAGGATATTCTTGTATGCGACTCCAGAGGCATAATTTATGAAGGCAGAGGTGATTTGAACCCAGCTAAAGAAGAGCTTGCGAAGCTTACCAACAAAAATAAAATCTCCGGGTCTCTTGCCGATGCAATGAAAGGAGCCGATGTTTTTATTGGTTTATCGGTAGGCGGTATAGTTTCTGAGAATATGGTGCGTTCCATGGCTGATGATGCGATCGTTTTCCCGCTTGCAAACCCTGTGCCAGAGATTATGCCTGAAAAAGCAAAGAAAGCTGGGGCGCGCATCGTCGGGACGGGGCGTTCAGACTGCATAAACCAGATAAACAACGCCCTTGGCTTTCCGGGCATCTTCAGGGGTGCGCTGGACGTAAGGGCAAAGGATATCAATGAGGAAATGAAACTGGCAGCGGCAAGTGCACTGGCTTCGCTGGTGTCCGAGCCTTCGGAGGAACTGATTATACCCGGCATTTTTGATCCGAGAGTTGCCCCCACTGTTGCTTCAGCCGTGGCGCAGGCTGCTATGGACAGCGGCGTGGCAAGGCTGCGCGTTGAACCCCTGGAAGTTGCAGAACATACAAGAAAACTTGTGACATCGCAATGA
- a CDS encoding sugar phosphate nucleotidyltransferase → MKAVILAAGKGTRMGPLTENRPKAMLPVANKPILEHIIVNLKAAGIREFLIVTGYHKEKITDYFKDGSGLGVDIEYIEQKVQKGTADAIAVARDSINERFLVTNGDVFTGIPDIKRICNAKGEAVLTAMKVANPEVYGILYVKGKSVERLVEKPRKSASDLANAGIYIFEPSIFDAIENTKPSPRGELEITDSIQLLIDSGREVNHTELSEWHDIGFPWHLFSANEMMLKNKADWDIHGEIEPYATLKGNVAVGEGTIIRNGAYIIGPVVIGKNGDIGPNCFIRPFTSIGDGVRIGNAVEVKNSILMNRTHIGHLSYVGDSVIGEGCNFGAGTKVANLRHDGRTIMMKLSGKRFDSGRRKLGVIMGDNVHTGINSMINVGATVASGACIDPGEFIKGAYP, encoded by the coding sequence ATGAAAGCGGTCATTCTTGCGGCAGGAAAGGGGACTAGAATGGGACCCCTCACTGAGAACAGGCCCAAGGCAATGCTTCCTGTGGCAAATAAACCCATACTTGAGCATATTATCGTTAACCTGAAAGCAGCAGGCATCAGGGAGTTTTTGATAGTTACCGGTTATCATAAAGAAAAGATTACAGATTATTTCAAAGACGGCTCCGGGTTAGGTGTTGATATAGAATATATCGAGCAGAAGGTCCAGAAAGGAACTGCAGATGCCATAGCGGTTGCAAGAGATTCGATAAACGAAAGGTTCCTTGTAACTAACGGTGATGTTTTTACGGGTATTCCGGATATCAAGAGAATCTGCAATGCTAAAGGAGAGGCTGTCCTAACAGCGATGAAAGTGGCAAATCCAGAGGTGTATGGGATTTTGTATGTCAAGGGGAAGAGCGTAGAAAGACTCGTTGAAAAACCCAGAAAATCCGCCTCCGACCTTGCAAACGCCGGCATCTACATCTTTGAGCCTTCGATATTCGATGCCATTGAAAATACAAAGCCATCCCCGCGGGGGGAACTTGAAATAACGGATTCCATCCAGCTCCTGATTGATTCCGGAAGGGAGGTGAACCACACTGAGCTTTCTGAATGGCATGATATTGGATTCCCCTGGCACCTGTTTTCCGCCAATGAAATGATGTTGAAAAACAAAGCCGATTGGGACATTCATGGCGAGATAGAGCCCTATGCAACCCTGAAAGGCAATGTGGCTGTCGGCGAGGGTACCATAATAAGAAACGGCGCTTATATTATCGGACCTGTGGTCATAGGAAAGAACGGCGACATCGGACCAAACTGCTTTATCAGACCTTTTACCAGCATCGGGGACGGGGTACGTATAGGAAATGCCGTTGAGGTGAAGAACAGCATCCTGATGAACAGGACACATATAGGTCATTTGAGTTATGTTGGAGACAGTGTCATCGGAGAAGGCTGCAATTTTGGAGCCGGCACAAAGGTGGCGAACCTGAGGCATGACGGCAGGACGATAATGATGAAACTCTCGGGAAAGAGATTCGATTCGGGCAGGAGGAAATTAGGCGTGATAATGGGGGATAACGTGCACACAGGTATAAACAGTATGATCAACGTGGGCGCAACGGTAGCCAGCGGGGCGTGTATCGATCCTGGGGAGTTTATTAAAGGAGCTTATCCCTGA
- the glmM gene encoding phosphoglucosamine mutase codes for MSLFGSSGIRGLANKEITPELALKVGHAVGSVHGSAIIGRDPRTSGEMIEHAMISGLLSAGCCVTRAGMVPTPTLAFAARRHDCGLMVTASHNPPEYAGIKFWNRDGRAFDTRQQDELESLIQNEDWKTASWDDIGKVEIEANIIEEHSAYILKNVGKASLKVVVDCGCGAASVITPFVLREMGCKVVSLNCQPNGHFPARKPEPVDETLSILKNTVKASGADLGIAHDGDADRMMAVDNHGRFVSGDKMLAFFALREAKKAIVVPVDTSRVIDDLLGGIKISRTKVGDVYVAEELNKIGGEFGGEPSGAWIFPKLSFCPDGIYAAARLVEIIEKEGDFSKLLDAIPEYPIKRGAFPCADKEKAMAKIARKLEESPYLNTGTFNTLDGIRVDLEDGWILVRPSGTEPKIRITVESMERCSELYNMVSEIVREAIA; via the coding sequence GTGTCGTTATTCGGTTCATCGGGTATCAGGGGACTGGCAAATAAGGAAATAACTCCCGAACTTGCGCTTAAGGTCGGGCATGCGGTAGGATCGGTGCACGGTTCAGCTATAATCGGGCGTGACCCGAGAACCTCTGGCGAAATGATAGAACATGCCATGATCTCGGGGTTGCTTTCTGCTGGGTGCTGCGTGACCCGCGCAGGTATGGTGCCGACCCCGACCCTTGCTTTTGCGGCAAGGCGTCATGACTGCGGTTTGATGGTAACGGCATCGCATAACCCGCCTGAATACGCAGGTATAAAATTCTGGAACAGGGATGGAAGGGCATTTGATACCCGGCAGCAGGATGAGCTTGAATCGCTGATACAAAATGAGGACTGGAAGACCGCATCATGGGATGATATAGGCAAGGTCGAAATCGAAGCCAATATTATTGAAGAGCATTCGGCCTATATACTCAAAAACGTGGGCAAAGCATCGTTGAAGGTCGTGGTTGACTGCGGATGCGGGGCAGCTTCCGTTATCACACCCTTTGTGCTCAGGGAAATGGGATGCAAGGTGGTTTCGCTCAATTGCCAGCCGAACGGTCATTTTCCGGCAAGAAAACCTGAACCCGTTGATGAGACGCTCAGCATTCTGAAAAATACTGTGAAAGCCTCTGGCGCAGACCTGGGCATTGCCCATGACGGGGATGCGGACAGGATGATGGCTGTGGATAATCATGGACGATTCGTCAGCGGGGATAAGATGCTGGCTTTTTTTGCTCTCCGTGAAGCTAAAAAAGCCATCGTGGTTCCGGTCGATACTTCGAGGGTAATTGACGACCTCTTGGGCGGGATAAAAATTTCACGCACAAAGGTCGGGGATGTTTATGTTGCAGAAGAGTTAAATAAAATAGGCGGGGAATTCGGAGGCGAACCCTCAGGTGCATGGATTTTCCCGAAGCTCTCTTTCTGTCCCGACGGGATTTATGCTGCCGCCCGCCTGGTTGAGATAATAGAGAAAGAAGGCGATTTCAGCAAATTACTTGACGCAATACCCGAGTATCCAATCAAACGCGGCGCATTTCCCTGCGCGGATAAAGAGAAGGCTATGGCTAAAATTGCCCGGAAATTGGAGGAGTCCCCGTATTTAAATACTGGGACTTTCAATACCCTTGACGGCATCAGGGTTGACCTCGAAGATGGCTGGATACTTGTCCGCCCCAGCGGCACCGAGCCAAAAATCAGGATAACGGTGGAATCCATGGAGAGGTGCAGCGAGCTGTATAATATGGTTTCTGAGATTGTAAGGGAGGCGATAGCATGA
- a CDS encoding rhomboid family intramembrane serine protease — MKLTNLLILLCTAFSLYAWNTSNNLAFSEYALFHGGYYTLLTGLFVHASLVHLAGNMLFLYVFGSSLENEVGARRTAAVFFTGGILSFVLSIPFYPGADMLGASAAIFAVMAAVLLVRRPGYSIQFLSPLGPLALLYFIFNIASVGSGGNVAYISHVIGFLIGLFFGAWWNTEWKKSLLLTLLLAGYIMLYNYLKVWI, encoded by the coding sequence ATGAAGCTTACAAACCTGCTGATACTTCTATGCACAGCTTTCAGCTTATACGCATGGAACACATCAAACAATCTTGCCTTCAGCGAATATGCGCTATTTCATGGAGGATATTACACACTCTTAACAGGGTTGTTCGTCCATGCAAGCCTTGTCCATCTTGCAGGCAACATGCTTTTCCTGTATGTATTCGGAAGCAGCCTTGAGAATGAGGTAGGCGCACGGCGGACTGCAGCAGTGTTCTTTACAGGAGGAATACTTTCGTTCGTCCTGAGCATTCCATTCTATCCCGGCGCCGATATGCTTGGTGCCTCAGCGGCGATATTTGCGGTCATGGCTGCCGTTTTGCTGGTTCGCCGCCCCGGGTATTCGATTCAATTTCTCTCGCCGTTGGGACCATTGGCTCTCTTGTATTTCATCTTCAATATAGCGTCAGTCGGGTCCGGGGGAAATGTGGCTTATATATCGCATGTCATCGGCTTTCTTATCGGGCTGTTTTTCGGGGCATGGTGGAATACCGAGTGGAAGAAAAGCCTGCTTTTGACACTGCTGCTTGCCGGATATATAATGCTTTATAATTATTTGAAAGTGTGGATTTAA